The bacterium DNA window TCGTTTCAGGATCCAAACGCGTATAACATGAGTAATTATTGATTTATCTGTGTTTATTCCGCCGATCATTGACAACCGCAATCCCGTGCAGTAACCAACTCATGAATCACGGTTTCATATACGCCGCAAACGCCCTCATGATGAGCACCCCGACCGCTGCTCCGGGGTCTTCCTTCCCGACAGAGTTTTCGCCGTAATACGAGGGTCGCCCGTGTTTCGCCACCATATTTATTGTACTCTCCGCGCCGGTCTCGGCTGCACGGCAGGCATCGGCGAGCCCCTCACCAAGGGATTTGCCCTTTTCTACAGCGTTCCGCAGCTCTTGAACGGCGGGAGTAAGGGCATCGATTATCGTTTTATCACCCGGAACCGCTTTACCCCGTGCAGAAATGCCGCCGGTGAATTCCTCGAAAAAGCGAAGGAGACCTTCGAGAGTGATTTCTTCGCTGCCCCTGATTGCTTTACCGGCATTCATGAAACCGCCCGCGAGAAGCGTCCCCATCGTCGAGGGAGCGGTTTTCGCGAGCACCATGCCCGCCTGAATGAGGATTTTTCCCACATCATGTTCCTCCGAACCGTTCAGAGCCGTGCAAATCTCGGTGAATCCACGGGTGATGGTAATCCCGAGATCGCCGTCGCCGAGCGCCGAATCGAGCTCGATCAACCTGTCACGGC harbors:
- the dhaL gene encoding dihydroxyacetone kinase subunit L; translation: MTALDGNDMIAILGVLKESIAASRDRLIELDSALGDGDLGITITRGFTEICTALNGSEEHDVGKILIQAGMVLAKTAPSTMGTLLAGGFMNAGKAIRGSEEITLEGLLRFFEEFTGGISARGKAVPGDKTIIDALTPAVQELRNAVEKGKSLGEGLADACRAAETGAESTINMVAKHGRPSYYGENSVGKEDPGAAVGVLIMRAFAAYMKP